The sequence TCCGCAGCTCGTCGCGTGCCGTCGGCCGCAGCGGGGAGGCCGGACGGCGCGCTCGCAGCCGCTCCCCCTTCTGATCCCGACCCCCACAGCCGCGACATCCCTCGCCGCCCGCCTCATGTCATGAGGCGGGCGGCGCGCCTGTCCACCCGCCCTTCGTCGTGGGCTCGGGTCTGACGGTCAGGCGGTTCAGGGGTTCTCCGAGGTGGGGTCCGTAGCCTGGCCGGAGTGGCGGCTACTTCGGGGCTTGGAGGCGGCCGGGCCAGGTGTCGTAGTGCACCTTGCCGAGGGTGGCGTCGCCGAGGGGGACGAGGCTGAACTCTTCCACGGGAGCGCCGAAGTAGTGGGCGTCCGGGTCGACGATGACCTCGCGCGAGTCGTTCCGGATGGCCAGGGCCTCGCGGAAGAACTCGTCCATGCGGTAGCGGTCCGGGCCCGCGATCTCGACTCGGCCGTTCAGCGGGGGCGCCGTCGCGACCCGAGCGACCTGCTCCGCGACGTCGTCGGCCGCGATGGGCTGGTAGAAGACCGGGGGCATGCCGACCTTGCCGTCGGTGGTGGCCTCGTCGGCGATGGCCTTCGTGAACTCGAAGAACTGCGTCGCGTGGACGATCGAGTAGGGGATCGGCGACTTCTCGATCAGGCTCTCCTGGGCGATCTTCGCGCGGAAGTAGCCGCGCTCCGGGGGACGCTCGACGCCCACGATCGACAGGGCGACATGGTGGCCGACGCCCGCCTCCTCCTCGGCGGCGAGCAGGTTGCCGGTCGAGGTCTCGAAGAAGTTCAGGACGGCCTCGTCCTCGAAGGACGGCGAGTTCGACACGTCGATCACGACCGAGGCGCCGGGGAGGACCTCCGCGAGGCCCTCGCCGGTGAGGGTGTTGACACCGGTGTTCGGGGAGGCGGGGACGGCCTCGTGGCCTTGCGCGGTGAGGTTCGCGATCAGTTTCGACCCGATCAGGCCGGTGCCGCCGATGACGACGATCTTCATGGGACAGCCTTTCGTGGAATGCGGCCGCGCGGTCAGGCGGCCGGACGGGTGTGCAGGGCGGTGGTGAGGGCTGTGATGGCCTGGGTGGCGGCGGCTCGGGTGGCGTGGGTGTCGCGGACGGGGTTGAGCATCATGAAGTCGTGGAGGGTGCCGTTGCAGCGGACGCTAATGGTGGGGACGCCCGCTTCGGTGAGGCGGCGGGCGTAGGCCTCGCCCTCGTCGCGCAGGACGTCGTTCTCGTCCACGATGACCAGGGCGGGCGGCAGGCCGGCCAGGTCGTCCAGGGCGGCGGCCATGTTGCCGCCCACCGAGTCCCCCGCGACCGCCATCCGGGACGCCTCCAGCCCCTCGGCCGCGCCGTTGCCGGTGATCCACTGCGCGGCGGCGTAGGCCTGCTCGATCGCGACCGGGTAGCGGGCCTCGGGTGAGCGGTCGTACTCCACGAACGCGATCGCGGCGCGAGCCCCGGCCGACAGTTCGCGGACGAGGCGGTCGTGGGTGCCGGCATTGCCCAGGATCCATCCGCCGCCGTGGACGTAGAGGACGACCGGCAGGGCCCCGGGTGTGCCGGGCGGTCTGACCAGGCGGACCCGCACGTCGCCCGCGGCGGCCGGGACGGTGATCCACTTCTCGTCCACGTCGGGCATCTCCACTGGGGCGGCCTGGACGTCGTCCAGCAGCCTGCGTGCGCCCTCCACGCCCCGCTCGTACAGCAGCGGCGGCTTGGCGGCCGCTTCGGCGAACTCCTGCGCCGCGGGCTCCAGAATGTGCCTGCTCATGGGCGCTTCCTCCTGTCGACTTCACATCCATTTCACCGGACGAGGTCTGGAGGGGGACCAGGGTGTGACCCTGGCCTTCTCCCTGGCCTTCCCCGGGGACGGCAAAGCGACGACTCTTTGAAGCGGGTGATCTTCGTACTCCCGGCCACCCCGCCCGACCAGGTATGACGGGGAGGGGCGGAACCGATCGAATGGGTACCAGGTGCTACGAGGTCGACGCGGCGAGTGCGCGGAGTTGGACGCGCTGCTGGACGGCGTGCGCGGCGGTGAGAGCCGGGCGCTGGTGCTGCACGGTGAGCCCGGCGTGGGCAAGACGGCGCTGCTGCACTATCTGGTCGAGCGGGCGCCCAAGCTGCGGACGGTGCGAATCACGGGTGTCCCCTCTGAGACGGAGTTCGCCTTCGCGGGGCTGCACCGGCTCTGCACTCCGCTGTCCGACGGGCTCGGCACACTCCCCGCCCCTCAGCGCGAGGCGTTGCGCGCGGCGCTCGGGCTGACCTCGGGACCCGCTCCCGATCGGTTCCTCGTCGGACTGGCCGTCCTCGACCTGCTTTCCGAGGCCGCCCGTGAGCGTCCGCTGATCTGCCTGGTGGACGACGTGCAGTGGCTCGGCCGGCCCTCGGTGCAGGCGCTGGCGTTCGCGGCCCGCAGGCTGCGCGCGGAGTCGGTCGCGCTGGTCTTCGCGGCCCGCAAACCCGGGGACATGACGGATCTGGCCGGACTGCCAGACATGGCCGTCACGGGCCTTCCAGAGGAGGACGCCCGGGAGCTTCTCCGTACGTCCCTCCCCGGCCCGCTGGACGAGCGCGTCCTCGACCGGTTCGTGGCCGAGACGCGGGGCAACCCGCTGGCCCTGCTGGAGCTCCCCAAGGAGTCGACCCTGGAGCAGATCGCGGGCGGCTTCGGGGTGCCGGACGTCGGGGCGCTCGCGGGGAGGCTCCAGGAGGTCTACCGGCGGCTGGCGGATCTGCCGGCGAAGACGCGGCGGTTGCTGGCGGAGCGGCGCCACCGGTGAGCGCTGACGGCCCCCGGCGAACCGGAGGCTCCCGCACCGCATGGCCGACGTCTCGTCGCGCCTGCGCACCTTGACCGGGCCTCCCAGGTCTCCGCCCATGGGCGCGCGGACGAAGGCCGGTGATTTCGCCGATGCCCGCCGGAACGGCGGGGGTCAGACTCCGGGCGTTGGCTGTCCCACCCCTGGAGGTTCCATGAGAAAGGTCCTCGGTTCCCTCGTCGCGCTGCTCGCGGCGCTGGCCGCGTTCGGAGTCGGCCTCGCCCCCGCGCAGGCTGCGGGGCCGCGGCCCGTGGTGTTCGTGCACGGGTACACCGGCAACGCGTCCAACTGGGTCACCGCCATGTCGGTGTTCCGTGCCGCGGGCTACAGCAGCGACCAGCTGTACGCCTACGAGTACAACTCCTACGGCGACAACAAGCAGAACGCGGCGGGACTCGCCTCGTACGTGAACCAGGTGAAGTCGCGGACCGGCGCCTCCCAGGTCGACATCGTCAACCACTCCATGGGCGGCCTGGTCAGCCAGTACTACCTGAAGGTGCTGAACGGCAACCCGAACGTCGCGCACCTGGCGTCCATCGCGGGCGCCAACCACGGGACGACGTACGCCAGCGCCTGCACGATCTACGAGACGTGCCGGCAGATGCTCCCAGGGTCGACGTTCGTCCAGCAGATCACCGCGGGGGACGAGACGCCCGGCAGCACGCAGTACGCCACCTGGTACTCGCCGTGCGACGGCATCATCATCCCCTACACCAGCACCAGTCTGAACGGCGCGAACAACCACTACGTGGCCTGCCAGACCCACATCGGCTACCTCACCGACACGGTGGTCCTCGGCGCGATCGCCCAGTTCACGAAGAGCTGAGTCCGGCGCTGGACGAAGCGGGCGGGAGGGACGACCTCCCGCCCGTTCCGTTTGGCGCCACCGGGGCCGGCGCAAGATCAGGGTGGAGGGAGTCGAGGAGGAGGCCGCCCATGGAAAATCGTGCGGGATGGCCCGTGGCGGCAGGTCTGGTCTGCCTGGGAATGGTCGCCTGTCATGGTTCGCCCGCCACGAGGAACGAGCCGCCGCCGACCGCGAAGGGCAGCGGGTCCGCCGCGCCGGGACGGCTCGGCGGGAAGGTGATCGTGATCGATCCCGGCCACAACGGCGGGAACGCGGCCCATCCGGAGGTGATCAGCAAGCCGGTGTGGGTCGGGAACGGCTACAAGCCCTGCAACACGACCGGTACCGCCACCGCGGACGGCTACGCCGAGCACGCCTTCACCTGGGACGTCTCCAACCGGCTGGCGAAGGCGCTGCGGGCCAGGGGCGCCATGGTGACGTTGACGCGCGCCGGCGACAGGGGTGTGGGGCCTTGCGTCACGGAGCGGGCGGCGATCGGGAACCGGGCGCACGCCGACGCGACGCTGTCCATCCACGGCGACGGGGCGGCGGCGGCCGAGCACGGGTTCCACGTCATCCTGCCGCTGCCCGTGGGAGGGAACACGGGGATCGTCGCCCCGTCCGCCCGTCTGGGGACGGCGATCCGCGACGCCTACCGGTCGGGGACGAACATGCCCTACGCCGACTACCTCGGGAAGGACGGCCTCGACCGGCGGGATGATCTCGGCGGGCTGAACCTGTCCACCGTGCCGGCCGTGTTCATCGAATGCGGGAACATGAAGAACGCGGGGGACGCGGCCAAGATGTCGAGCGCCGCGTTCAGGCAGCTCATGGCCGAGTCCCTGGCGAAGGGCTTCGAGGACTACCTCCGCTGAGTTTGCCCGCCGCTGGGATTGTCCGGGACGCCTCCGGCTAGGCCAGTCACAACGAGGCACACCGGACGAACGGACGATCGCCATGAACCGTAGGAACGGACGGAGCGCGTCGCCGCCCAACTGGGAACTCCTGGTGGGACTGGCCGCGACCGGCTTCCTCATCTACGTGTGGGTGTGGGCGGCGACGCAGGGCGGCCCGCCCTTCTGGTAGCCGCAGGGCCGCCCGCACGTCCCGCCCTAACGGTCCAGGAGCGTCCTGAGGGACTTCGCCACCTCCGAAGGCGCCTCCTCGGCCATGAAGTGGCCGCACGTGACGGTCTGGTGCCGGAGGTCGGCCGCCCAGGCGTCCCACAGCGCGACGGCGTCGTAGCCCAGAGCGGCGCCCCAGTCCTGCTGCAGGACGGTGACGGGCATCCGCAGGCGGTTGCCCGCGTCGCGGTCGGCCTTGTCGTGCTCGACGTCGACGCCGGCGGACGCGCGGTAGTCCGCGACGATCGAGGGGACGGCGGCGCGGCAGGCGTCCAGGTAGGCGGCGCGGACGTCGGGCGGGATCGCGGACGGGTCGTTCGTCCACACGTCGAGGAAGTGGCCGAAGAAGGCGTCGGAGGCCCCGGCGATCAGTTGCTCGGGGAGGCCGGGCGGCTGCGCCATCAGGTACAGGTGGAAGCCGACGGCGGCCGACGCGCCGTGCAGGACGTCCCACATGTCCAGGGTCGGCAGGACGTCCAGGCAGGCCAGGTGGGTGATCGTGCCGGGGTGGTCGAGGCCGGCGCGGAACGCGACGAGCGCGCCGCGGTCGTGGCCGGCGAGGGCGAAGCGGTCGTGCCCGAGGGCGCGGGCGAGGGCGACGGTGTCGGCGGCCATGGTCCGCTTGGAGTAGCCGTCGGACGGTTTGTCGCTCTCGCCGTACCCGCGCAGGTCGGGGACGATGACCGTGTGGTCGGCGGCGAGGTCGCGGGCGACGTGCCGCCACATCAGGTGGGTCTGCGGGAAGCCGTGCAGCAGGACGATCGGGGAGCCCGATCCGCCGACCGCCGCGTTGAGGGACACGCCCTCGGCGACGGGGACGCGCTGGTAGTCGAAATCGCTGATCGTTGGCATGCGTCCAGGCTGCCGGGCGCGGATGAGCATCCGATGAGCGCGCTATACCGTGGTGGCGTGGAGGTCCTGTTCGGGGTGCTGGGGCCGGTGACCGCCTGGGACGGGTCCGGGAACGCGATCGCCCTGAAGGGGCCGCGGCACCGCGCCGTCCTGGCCCGCCTGATCGTCGCGCGCGGGCGCGTGGTGCCGGTCTCCCGGATCGTGGACGATCTGTGGCTCGATCCGCCGTCGGACGCGGTCGGCGCCGTCCGCACCTTCGTGGCCGCCCTGCGGCGCGTCCTCGAACCGGGTCGTCCGCCGAGGACTCCGCCCCGGCTGCTGGTCACCGAGGGTCCGGGATACGCGCTGCGCGCCGGGCCGGAGGCCGTGGACGCCTGGCGTTTCGAGCGGGTCGTGGCCTCGGAGCGTCCGGCCGCAGAGCTGGCCGGCGCACTGGACGAGGCGCTGAGCTGGTGGCGCGGCCCCGCCTACGCCGAGTTCGCCGACGAGCCGTGGGCCCGGGCGGAGCACTCCCGGCTGGCCGAACTGCGGCTGCGCGCCGTCGAACGGAAGGCCGGGGCGCGACTGTCGCTGGGCCTGGCCGCCGAGGCGATACCGGACCTGGACGCGCATGTCGCCGACCATCCCTGGCGCGAGGACGCCTGGCGCCTGCTGGCGCTCGCCCTGTACCGAACCGGCCGCCAGGGTGACGCGCTGGCCGTCCTCCAAAGGGCGCGCGGCCTTCTGGTCGAGGAGCTGGGGTTGGACCCTGGTCCGGCCTTGCGCCGCCTAGAGGAGGACATCCTCCGCCAGGCCGACCACCTGGAACCTTCACAGGATGCGGCGTCGCGCGTGTGGGCGCAGGCGGCCCAGGCGTACGACCGAACGGTGGCGTCCGGCGCGCGCGCTCGGCTGGAGTCGACGGTCGGCCTCCTGCGGAGCCTCGCGGTGACCGGCGCCGAGGGCCTGGAGGCGGCCCGCGAGCAGCGCCTGGCGGCGATCACGGCGGCCGAGGAGCTGGGCGACGCGGAGCTGACCGCCAGGGTGATCGGCGCGTTCGACGTCCCGGCGATCTGGACCCGGTCGGACGATCCGCGCCAGGCGGCCGGAGTGGTGGCGGCGGCGGAGCGCGCCCTCGCCGCGCTGCCGCCGGACGGGCACGAGGCCGCGCGGGCCCGTCTGCTGGCCACGATCGCCTTGGAGTCGCGCGGCGCCCGCGATGACCGGGGGCGCGAGGCGGCGCGGGCGGCGGTGGGGACGGCCCGCGAGCTGGACGACCCGGCGCTCCTGGCGTTCGCGCTGAACGGCGCGTTCATGCAGGCGTTCGACCGGGCGGGACTGGCGCCGCTGCGGGACGAGATCGGCGCCGAACTGGTGGACCTGTCGGCGCGGGGCGACCTGTCGAGCTACGAGGTGCTCGGGCACCTCATCCGGCTCCAGGCCCACAGCGCGCTGGGCGACTTCGGCGGGGCCGACCGGCACGCGGCCGCCGCCGACCGCCTGGCCGAGCGGCACGAACGCCCTCTGGTCGGCGTGTTCACGACCTGGTACCGGGCTCTGCGGCTCGCCGCGTCCGGCGAGCCCTCGTTCGAGGAGGCGGAGGAGGCCTACCGCGGTGCCGCCGCGCACATGAAGGGGTGCGGTATGCCCGGCTTGGAGGTCGGCTTGCTGCCGCTTGCCCTCCTCTGCCTGCGCGTCCTGCACCGGCTGCCCGCACAGACCGAGCCCGCCGATTGGGGGCCGTACCTGCCCTGGGCCCGTCCCTTGGTGCTGCTGGCGCGCGGGCGTCCCGAAGAGGCCGCCGCAGCGTTGCGGGACGTCCCCGACCCGCCCCGCGACCTGCTGTTCGAAGCTCTGTGGGGCCTCACCGCCCAGGCCGCCGTGGCCGTGGGCGACCGGACGGCGATGCGACGCGCGCGCGACGAGCTCCTTCCGGCCGCGGGCGAGTCGGCCGGCGCGCAGAGCGGGCTGCTCACCCTGGGCCCGGTCTCCCGCCATCTGGACGACCTCGCCACCGCGCTCGGCGAATGACCCGCTCAGCCGCCCAGGGACGACGGCGGTGGCCATGAGCACGGAGCGCTCGGCGTAGGGGTTGTCGGTCTCCCGCGCCGTGAGCCGGACGCCGATGATGGCGTGCGTGGGAGGGCTCCGGGCTAGGGCCTGTCTCGAAGTGGCCTCGGGCACGCGCGCGAACGCGTGACCTGCCCGGTGCGGCGAAGCCGGAGGCGAGCGAAACCGGGCTGATCGCGAAGCGATGCCGCGTTCGCCCAGGTCCGGTCACGTAGCGAGCCGCCAGGCGAGCGAAGTGGGCCGGGACTGTGAAACACAGCCTAGTTCTCGGAGATGAGGGTGGGGAGGCGCCGCGTGCCGTCGCGCCGCCCGGCTCGGTGGTGGCCCTCGACGGCGGCCTGGACGATCCGGCCCTCGGCGCTGAAGGCCTGCTCCATCACCGTGATGTACTCGGCCGTCGGCGGGTAGAGGCGCGCGGCGGCGCCGGCCGTCCGGCGGATGAGGACGCGGGCGCCGGTGCGCAGCGCGGACTCGAAGTGGCGGACGTCGTGCCCCGCGCGGGCCTCGCAGGCGCCGAGGGCGCGGAACGCGTCGAGCACGGTGCTGGTCTCGCGGGCGCCGGTGTAGGCGGCGAGGGCGTCCCGGACGAGGGCGAGGATCTCGCGTGCCCTCAGGTGCGTGTAGGCGGGGACGCGCTCGGCGATCTCACCGGCGACCTCTGCGGTGATCTCGTCGAGGCGGTCGGTGAGGAACTGGTCCAGAGTGGGCTGCATGGCGCGTCCCCTCTCGTTGCTCGTCCCCGGGCGGGACCGGGAGCGTTGGCCGAGAGCACACCGATCCAGGCGGATGCGGTGGGGCTATGTTACCGGCGCGTAGGTCGGATGCGCTGCCCCCTTTTCCGAAATGTCGTTAAGCGGGGTTGGCGGCCCGGCCCTCCGTGATCAGAAGGACGATCGTCTCCTCGTGCCCGGACGCGAGAAGCGGACGGCGGTCCGGCGCCAGCGCCGCGCGGGCACCGGCGAGGGAGGCGGCGCCGCACGGTCCGGCCGGAACGCCGAGGTCGGCCAGGTCACGCATCGCGCGGGCCGTGGATGCATCGGTGACCGCCACGGCGGCGTCCAGGCCGGCACGTAGGACGGGCCAAGCGAGAGTCGACGGAGTTGCGCAGTTCATGCCCGCCATGGTGGTCGACCCCGTCTCGACGGTCAGCGGCCTGTCCTGGTGGAGGCTCGCCAGCACGCAGGGCGCCGCATCGGGTTCGACGGAGAGCAACGTGGGGGCGGATCGTCCCGAGCGGTAGTGAGTCACAGCCGCCTGGGCCAGCGACCCCACCCCGACTGGAATCGCCACAAGGCCCGCTGGGGCGGCCCCTGCCTCAGCGAGTTGTTCGTCTATCTCGGTGAAGAGGGTGGAGTAACCCTCGACTATCCATTGCGGCACGCGTTCATAGCCGGGCCACGCCGTGTCCTGGACGAGCAGCGCCGACGGGTCGGACGCCGCGGCATCGGCCGCGGCCCGCACCGCCTCGTCGTAGGGCGCCGGTATCTCGGTCACGGCCGCGCCCTCGGCCTTGATCGCGGCCACGGCCTCGGGGTGGACCCCGTGCGGGACGTGGACGTCCGCCGGCAGCCCCAGAAGCCGGGCCATCGCCGCGACCGCGCGCCCGTGGTTGCCGTCCGTCGCCGTCACGAGCCGGACGTCCGGCCGCACGGACCGCAGAACCGCGAGAGACGTGGCGCCGGGCGCGAGGCCCAGACGGTCGCAGAGCGCCCGGTGGACGCCCCACGAGGCACCGAGGATCTTGAAGGCGGGCAGCCCGAGGCGCGCCGACTCGTCCTTGACGAACAGCCGCCGGGCGCCCAGTTCGGCCGCCGGCGAGGGCAGCTCCACCAGCGGCGTCGGGGCGTGGCCGGGGAGCGTCCGATGGAAGGCGGCGACGTCGCGCGGCGCGGGCGGGCACGTCCAGTCCCGCGCGGCCGGACGGGCGAACCAGGACGACCGATCAAGCGAGGCGGGAGCCGTGACCATGGCGAACACCGTGCCGCATCGGAATCTGATCGGTCCAGCGAATGTTTCCGAGCGATAATCATCACTCAAGCCGATGAATGGAGCGGTCATGCTGGACCTGCACCGGCTCCGGCTCCTGCGCGAGCTGAAGCACCGGGGGACGCTCGCCGCCGTCGCCGAGGCCCTCTCCTACAGCCCGTCCTCGATCTCGCAGCAGCTGTCCGTCCTGGAGAAGGAGGCGGGGGTGCCGCTGCTGGAGCCGGTGGGGCGCCGCGTCCGGCTGACCGCGCAGGCCGAGATCCTCGTCGCGCACACCGAGGCGGTGCTGGAGCGCCTTGAGCTGGCGGAGGCCGACCTCGCCGCGTCCCTGCACGGCATCACGGGGGTGCTGCGGGTCGCCGCGTTCCAGACGGCCGCGCTCGCGCTCGTCCCGGACGCGCTCAGCGCGCTCCGCGGCGCCCATCCGCGGCTCCGGATCGAGGTCACGCAACGGGAGCCGGAGAGCGCCCTGCCCGCCCTGCTCGCGCGCGACTTCGACCTCGTGATCACCGAGGAGTACCCGGGCGACCCGAGCCCGCGCCCGGCGGGCGTCGACCACGCGGAGCTCGGGACGGACGAGATCCGCCTCGCGCTCCCGTCGCGGTCGCCGGACGCGGCCCTGCACGACCTGGCGGGGAGCCCGTGGGCGATGGAGCCGGAGGGCACGGCGTCCCGGCGGTGGGCGACGCGGCTGTGCCGGGAGGCCGGGTTCGAGCCGGACGTGCGGTTCGAGTCGACCGACCTGCTGCTGCATCTGCGGCTGGTCGAGCGCGGGCATGCCGCCGCGCTGCTGCCGGGCCTGGTGTG is a genomic window of Actinomadura citrea containing:
- a CDS encoding SDR family oxidoreductase, producing the protein MKIVVIGGTGLIGSKLIANLTAQGHEAVPASPNTGVNTLTGEGLAEVLPGASVVIDVSNSPSFEDEAVLNFFETSTGNLLAAEEEAGVGHHVALSIVGVERPPERGYFRAKIAQESLIEKSPIPYSIVHATQFFEFTKAIADEATTDGKVGMPPVFYQPIAADDVAEQVARVATAPPLNGRVEIAGPDRYRMDEFFREALAIRNDSREVIVDPDAHYFGAPVEEFSLVPLGDATLGKVHYDTWPGRLQAPK
- a CDS encoding alpha/beta hydrolase, with the translated sequence MSRHILEPAAQEFAEAAAKPPLLYERGVEGARRLLDDVQAAPVEMPDVDEKWITVPAAAGDVRVRLVRPPGTPGALPVVLYVHGGGWILGNAGTHDRLVRELSAGARAAIAFVEYDRSPEARYPVAIEQAYAAAQWITGNGAAEGLEASRMAVAGDSVGGNMAAALDDLAGLPPALVIVDENDVLRDEGEAYARRLTEAGVPTISVRCNGTLHDFMMLNPVRDTHATRAAATQAITALTTALHTRPAA
- a CDS encoding AAA family ATPase, which translates into the protein MLRGRRGECAELDALLDGVRGGESRALVLHGEPGVGKTALLHYLVERAPKLRTVRITGVPSETEFAFAGLHRLCTPLSDGLGTLPAPQREALRAALGLTSGPAPDRFLVGLAVLDLLSEAARERPLICLVDDVQWLGRPSVQALAFAARRLRAESVALVFAARKPGDMTDLAGLPDMAVTGLPEEDARELLRTSLPGPLDERVLDRFVAETRGNPLALLELPKESTLEQIAGGFGVPDVGALAGRLQEVYRRLADLPAKTRRLLAERRHR
- a CDS encoding esterase/lipase family protein — translated: MRKVLGSLVALLAALAAFGVGLAPAQAAGPRPVVFVHGYTGNASNWVTAMSVFRAAGYSSDQLYAYEYNSYGDNKQNAAGLASYVNQVKSRTGASQVDIVNHSMGGLVSQYYLKVLNGNPNVAHLASIAGANHGTTYASACTIYETCRQMLPGSTFVQQITAGDETPGSTQYATWYSPCDGIIIPYTSTSLNGANNHYVACQTHIGYLTDTVVLGAIAQFTKS
- a CDS encoding N-acetylmuramoyl-L-alanine amidase, encoding MENRAGWPVAAGLVCLGMVACHGSPATRNEPPPTAKGSGSAAPGRLGGKVIVIDPGHNGGNAAHPEVISKPVWVGNGYKPCNTTGTATADGYAEHAFTWDVSNRLAKALRARGAMVTLTRAGDRGVGPCVTERAAIGNRAHADATLSIHGDGAAAAEHGFHVILPLPVGGNTGIVAPSARLGTAIRDAYRSGTNMPYADYLGKDGLDRRDDLGGLNLSTVPAVFIECGNMKNAGDAAKMSSAAFRQLMAESLAKGFEDYLR
- a CDS encoding alpha/beta fold hydrolase, producing the protein MPTISDFDYQRVPVAEGVSLNAAVGGSGSPIVLLHGFPQTHLMWRHVARDLAADHTVIVPDLRGYGESDKPSDGYSKRTMAADTVALARALGHDRFALAGHDRGALVAFRAGLDHPGTITHLACLDVLPTLDMWDVLHGASAAVGFHLYLMAQPPGLPEQLIAGASDAFFGHFLDVWTNDPSAIPPDVRAAYLDACRAAVPSIVADYRASAGVDVEHDKADRDAGNRLRMPVTVLQQDWGAALGYDAVALWDAWAADLRHQTVTCGHFMAEEAPSEVAKSLRTLLDR
- a CDS encoding AfsR/SARP family transcriptional regulator: MSALYRGGVEVLFGVLGPVTAWDGSGNAIALKGPRHRAVLARLIVARGRVVPVSRIVDDLWLDPPSDAVGAVRTFVAALRRVLEPGRPPRTPPRLLVTEGPGYALRAGPEAVDAWRFERVVASERPAAELAGALDEALSWWRGPAYAEFADEPWARAEHSRLAELRLRAVERKAGARLSLGLAAEAIPDLDAHVADHPWREDAWRLLALALYRTGRQGDALAVLQRARGLLVEELGLDPGPALRRLEEDILRQADHLEPSQDAASRVWAQAAQAYDRTVASGARARLESTVGLLRSLAVTGAEGLEAAREQRLAAITAAEELGDAELTARVIGAFDVPAIWTRSDDPRQAAGVVAAAERALAALPPDGHEAARARLLATIALESRGARDDRGREAARAAVGTARELDDPALLAFALNGAFMQAFDRAGLAPLRDEIGAELVDLSARGDLSSYEVLGHLIRLQAHSALGDFGGADRHAAAADRLAERHERPLVGVFTTWYRALRLAASGEPSFEEAEEAYRGAAAHMKGCGMPGLEVGLLPLALLCLRVLHRLPAQTEPADWGPYLPWARPLVLLARGRPEEAAAALRDVPDPPRDLLFEALWGLTAQAAVAVGDRTAMRRARDELLPAAGESAGAQSGLLTLGPVSRHLDDLATALGE
- a CDS encoding diaminopropionate ammonia-lyase; its protein translation is MVTAPASLDRSSWFARPAARDWTCPPAPRDVAAFHRTLPGHAPTPLVELPSPAAELGARRLFVKDESARLGLPAFKILGASWGVHRALCDRLGLAPGATSLAVLRSVRPDVRLVTATDGNHGRAVAAMARLLGLPADVHVPHGVHPEAVAAIKAEGAAVTEIPAPYDEAVRAAADAAASDPSALLVQDTAWPGYERVPQWIVEGYSTLFTEIDEQLAEAGAAPAGLVAIPVGVGSLAQAAVTHYRSGRSAPTLLSVEPDAAPCVLASLHQDRPLTVETGSTTMAGMNCATPSTLAWPVLRAGLDAAVAVTDASTARAMRDLADLGVPAGPCGAASLAGARAALAPDRRPLLASGHEETIVLLITEGRAANPA
- a CDS encoding LysR family transcriptional regulator, producing MLDLHRLRLLRELKHRGTLAAVAEALSYSPSSISQQLSVLEKEAGVPLLEPVGRRVRLTAQAEILVAHTEAVLERLELAEADLAASLHGITGVLRVAAFQTAALALVPDALSALRGAHPRLRIEVTQREPESALPALLARDFDLVITEEYPGDPSPRPAGVDHAELGTDEIRLALPSRSPDAALHDLAGSPWAMEPEGTASRRWATRLCREAGFEPDVRFESTDLLLHLRLVERGHAAALLPGLVWQDGPPAVPVVRLPEGHRTRHLFTASRRGGGSHPAVRAFREALADAFSARPQGPDQGWPGGRLHRE